The following proteins are co-located in the Nitrospira sp. genome:
- the truB gene encoding tRNA pseudouridine(55) synthase TruB: MTASIDMMAQTGIADGVLIVNKEAGWTSHDVVAKVRGLLGGAKVGHAGTLDPAATGVLPLLIGRATRIAEYLVGWDKEYRAVLRLGETTDTQDATGTVLQRVETDGVSSESLRDTVARFVGPQKQLPPMYSAVKIAGRPLYKSARAGQTVERTERDIVIHALDVLAVDGRDITLRVVCSKGTYIRTLCADMGEALGVGGHLLSLERRRVGAMSIDQALTVEQIAAQLAIGTLGQQVWTLDRVLDQLPLCTVSEQDASRVLHGAPISPAGWSGVAEPSTIRIKDGQGRLLAIGTYDPQTKGPIKVQKVLVDIGSLN; the protein is encoded by the coding sequence ATGACGGCGTCGATCGATATGATGGCCCAGACCGGCATTGCCGACGGCGTGTTGATTGTGAACAAGGAAGCCGGTTGGACGTCGCACGATGTCGTGGCCAAGGTGCGGGGATTGTTGGGCGGCGCCAAGGTCGGTCATGCGGGGACGCTGGATCCGGCTGCCACCGGTGTCTTGCCCTTGCTGATCGGGCGGGCCACGCGGATAGCGGAATATTTGGTCGGATGGGATAAGGAATATCGTGCGGTCCTGCGCCTGGGGGAAACCACGGACACGCAGGATGCGACCGGGACGGTGTTGCAGCGGGTCGAGACGGACGGAGTCAGTTCCGAATCCCTGCGGGACACGGTCGCGCGCTTTGTTGGGCCGCAAAAGCAACTGCCGCCGATGTATTCGGCGGTGAAAATCGCCGGGCGGCCGCTCTATAAGTCGGCGAGGGCCGGACAAACCGTCGAGCGGACCGAGCGTGACATCGTGATCCATGCGCTTGACGTGCTGGCCGTGGATGGGCGGGACATCACGCTCCGGGTCGTCTGCTCGAAGGGCACTTATATCCGGACGTTGTGCGCCGATATGGGGGAGGCCCTGGGTGTCGGCGGACATTTGTTGTCGCTGGAGCGCCGCCGAGTCGGAGCGATGTCAATCGACCAGGCGCTGACGGTTGAGCAGATTGCCGCACAGCTGGCGATCGGCACGTTGGGTCAGCAGGTCTGGACGCTGGATCGCGTCCTCGATCAATTGCCGCTGTGTACGGTCAGCGAGCAGGATGCGTCCCGTGTCTTACATGGCGCCCCGATTTCGCCGGCGGGATGGAGCGGCGTCGCTGAGCCAAGCACGATCAGAATCAAGGATGGACAGGGGCGGTTGTTGGCGATCGGCACCTATGATCCCCAGACGAAAGGGCCGATCAAAGTGCAAAAAGTGTTAGTCGATATCGGATCACTCAATTGA
- the rpsO gene encoding 30S ribosomal protein S15 — translation MALLKEAKTELIKQYRQHDTDSGSPEVQIAVLTNRITYLTEHFKTHKKDHHSRRGLLQLVGRRRRLLDYLRGVDEARYRAVIERLGIRK, via the coding sequence ATGGCATTGTTAAAAGAAGCAAAAACCGAATTGATCAAGCAGTACCGGCAGCACGATACGGATTCCGGATCTCCGGAAGTGCAGATTGCCGTGCTGACCAACCGGATCACCTATCTGACCGAGCATTTCAAGACGCACAAGAAGGACCACCACTCACGGCGCGGTCTCTTGCAGCTGGTCGGCCGCCGCCGCCGGTTGCTTGATTATCTGCGCGGTGTGGATGAGGCCCGCTATCGGGCGGTCATCGAACGGTTGGGTATTCGTAAGTAG
- the pnp gene encoding polyribonucleotide nucleotidyltransferase codes for MVHVVELEIAGRTLRLETGRVAKQADGSIWASYGDTVILATAVAAQTAKPGIDFLPLTVDYQEKAYAAGKIPGGYFKREGRPAEKEVLTSRLIDRPLRPLFPEGYYFETQVIASVLSADKTGSSDVIGITAASAALSISNIPFNGPVAGVKIGRVNGQFIVNPDLETLEKSELHLVVAGTADAIMMVEAGANELPEATMLEALVLAHAEIKKIVAKITELAKMVGNKKREVKVEAIDPALAAKVKALVAQPIRDAIMIPNKSARQERLDAVMAEAVEKFKNPDEPTSERHIKIVFHGLEYTEVRNMILEKQSRADGRGPADIRPITCEVNALPRAHGSAIFTRGETQSLAVVTLGTTDDEQRIDALEGEYMRTFMLHYNFPPFSVGEARPLRSPGRREVGHGALAERALKPVIPGKDVFPYTLRIVSEILESNGSSSMATVCGGTLAMMDAGVPIKEPVAGIAMGLIKEGDGVIILSDILGLEDHLGDMDFKVCGTKNGVTALQMDIKIGGITTALMQQALEQARVGRLHILSCMAKALTGPRTNLSAFAPRIFTMKVKQDKIRDIIGQGGKTIRAIQADCGVKINIEDTGIVTIASSDEASLQKAKDTIGRLTEEVEVGKIYMGTVRKIMDFGAFVEVLPGTDGLVHISQLAHHRVKAVADEVAEGDQIMVKVMEIDKQGKIRLSRKETMPAPAGSPAKEPSAE; via the coding sequence ATGGTACATGTCGTTGAACTGGAGATTGCGGGCCGCACGTTGCGGCTCGAAACAGGCCGGGTGGCCAAGCAAGCCGACGGATCGATTTGGGCGTCGTATGGCGACACCGTCATCCTGGCAACCGCGGTGGCGGCGCAGACCGCCAAGCCGGGCATCGATTTTTTGCCCCTCACGGTCGATTATCAGGAAAAGGCTTATGCGGCCGGGAAAATTCCTGGCGGCTATTTCAAGCGCGAGGGCCGGCCGGCCGAGAAGGAAGTACTGACCAGCCGCTTGATCGATCGTCCGCTCCGTCCGCTGTTCCCCGAAGGCTATTACTTTGAAACGCAGGTCATCGCCTCGGTGCTGTCTGCCGATAAGACGGGCTCCTCGGATGTCATCGGCATCACGGCGGCGTCGGCGGCGTTGTCCATCTCGAACATTCCCTTCAACGGTCCGGTTGCCGGTGTGAAGATCGGCCGGGTGAACGGCCAATTCATCGTGAACCCCGATTTGGAGACGCTGGAAAAGAGCGAGCTGCATTTAGTGGTGGCGGGCACCGCGGATGCCATCATGATGGTTGAAGCGGGCGCCAATGAACTGCCCGAGGCCACGATGCTGGAAGCGCTGGTCTTGGCCCATGCCGAGATCAAGAAAATCGTCGCCAAGATTACCGAGCTGGCGAAGATGGTCGGAAACAAGAAGCGCGAAGTGAAGGTCGAGGCGATCGATCCGGCGTTGGCCGCCAAAGTAAAAGCGTTGGTAGCGCAGCCCATTCGCGACGCGATCATGATCCCCAACAAGTCGGCCCGTCAGGAGAGGCTGGACGCTGTCATGGCCGAGGCGGTCGAGAAATTCAAGAATCCTGACGAGCCCACCAGTGAGCGGCACATCAAGATCGTGTTCCACGGATTGGAGTACACCGAAGTCCGGAACATGATTCTGGAGAAGCAGTCGCGCGCTGACGGGCGGGGACCGGCGGACATCCGGCCGATTACTTGCGAAGTCAACGCATTGCCGCGGGCGCATGGATCCGCCATTTTCACGCGCGGCGAAACGCAGAGCCTTGCGGTCGTCACGCTGGGCACCACGGACGACGAGCAGCGCATCGACGCCCTGGAGGGCGAATACATGCGCACCTTCATGCTGCATTACAATTTCCCGCCGTTCAGTGTCGGCGAGGCGCGGCCGCTTCGGTCTCCGGGCCGGCGCGAAGTCGGGCACGGGGCGCTGGCGGAACGCGCGTTGAAGCCGGTCATTCCGGGCAAAGACGTGTTTCCCTATACATTGCGCATTGTCTCTGAAATCCTGGAGTCCAACGGATCCTCCTCCATGGCGACGGTCTGCGGCGGCACCTTGGCGATGATGGATGCCGGTGTGCCGATCAAGGAACCGGTAGCCGGTATTGCGATGGGGCTGATCAAGGAAGGCGACGGGGTCATCATTCTGTCCGATATTCTCGGGCTGGAAGATCACCTGGGCGATATGGACTTCAAGGTCTGCGGCACCAAGAATGGCGTTACGGCCTTGCAGATGGATATTAAGATCGGCGGGATTACGACGGCCTTGATGCAGCAGGCGCTGGAGCAGGCTCGCGTCGGACGGCTCCATATTCTGAGTTGCATGGCCAAGGCGTTGACCGGTCCGCGCACGAACCTCTCCGCGTTCGCGCCTCGTATTTTCACGATGAAGGTCAAGCAGGACAAGATCCGGGACATCATCGGCCAGGGCGGCAAGACGATTCGCGCGATTCAGGCCGACTGTGGCGTCAAGATCAATATCGAAGACACGGGCATCGTGACGATTGCGTCATCCGATGAAGCGTCGCTCCAAAAGGCGAAAGATACGATCGGCCGCCTGACCGAGGAAGTGGAAGTCGGCAAGATCTACATGGGTACCGTCAGGAAGATCATGGATTTCGGCGCATTCGTCGAAGTGCTGCCGGGCACCGATGGATTGGTGCACATCTCGCAACTGGCGCACCATCGCGTGAAAGCCGTGGCGGATGAAGTCGCCGAAGGCGATCAGATCATGGTGAAGGTCATGGAAATCGACAAGCAGGGGAAGATCCGGCTGAGCCGGAAGGAAACCATGCCTGCGCCGGCCGGAAGCCCGGCGAAAGAACCATCGGCTGAGTAG
- a CDS encoding pitrilysin family protein codes for MYRKLILDNGIRLVSERIPTLKSVTVGMWVNAGSRDEQPSQAGYSHFIEHMFFKGTATRSATDISREIDALGGELNAFTTRETTTFYVKVLDQHLSQALALLSDLFHHSRFGAKEIEKEKQVVIEEIRMVQDDPEDLVQDLHTSQVMGAHPLGRPILGEEAVIGSLRRHDLLDYMAMHYRPQDIVIAVAGSFDQRRLEQIIVREFDRRGRVDTMAAPPRRSPEIHGGVVLQRKQLEQVHLCIGLKGVAAGHKDRYALYVLNSILGGSVSSRLFQEVREKRGLAYSIYSYLSGYSDGGTVTVYAGTRQKEVERVVELIRREIRSMAKKGITRDELRRTKDQMKGSLMLSLESSHSRMNKLAKDELIKGVHTTLDHMIRDIDAVTMKQVSRVAEELFDENTLAITGLGPLSQQQIRHLR; via the coding sequence TTGTATCGCAAGCTCATTCTGGATAACGGGATCCGCTTGGTCAGCGAGCGGATCCCGACTCTCAAGTCCGTCACGGTCGGCATGTGGGTGAATGCCGGATCCCGCGACGAACAACCCTCGCAAGCCGGGTACTCTCATTTCATCGAACATATGTTTTTCAAAGGCACGGCCACCCGGTCGGCCACGGACATCTCCCGCGAGATCGACGCGTTGGGTGGAGAGTTAAACGCCTTCACGACGCGTGAGACGACGACATTCTACGTCAAAGTGCTCGATCAGCATCTCTCGCAGGCGCTGGCGCTGCTCTCCGATCTCTTCCACCACTCCCGATTCGGCGCCAAGGAAATCGAAAAAGAAAAGCAGGTCGTGATCGAAGAGATCCGGATGGTGCAGGATGATCCGGAAGATCTCGTGCAGGACCTGCATACCAGCCAGGTGATGGGCGCGCATCCGCTCGGCAGGCCGATTTTGGGCGAGGAAGCGGTCATCGGTTCCCTGCGGCGGCACGACCTGCTCGACTACATGGCTATGCATTACCGGCCTCAGGATATTGTGATTGCGGTGGCGGGGAGTTTCGATCAGCGCCGTTTGGAGCAGATCATCGTGCGGGAGTTCGACCGCCGAGGGCGCGTGGATACGATGGCCGCGCCGCCTCGCCGATCGCCGGAGATCCATGGTGGCGTCGTGCTGCAGCGCAAGCAGCTGGAGCAGGTGCATCTCTGCATCGGACTCAAGGGAGTTGCTGCCGGCCATAAAGACCGGTATGCCCTCTATGTGTTGAATAGTATTTTGGGCGGCAGTGTGAGTTCCCGGCTCTTTCAAGAAGTCAGGGAAAAGCGCGGCTTGGCCTACTCCATCTATTCCTATCTGTCTGGCTATTCCGATGGCGGAACTGTGACGGTCTATGCCGGAACCAGGCAGAAGGAAGTGGAGCGGGTGGTGGAACTGATTCGCCGCGAAATCCGGAGTATGGCAAAAAAAGGGATCACTCGCGACGAGTTGCGCCGGACGAAGGATCAGATGAAGGGCAGCCTCATGCTGAGCCTGGAGAGTTCGCACAGCCGCATGAATAAGCTGGCCAAGGATGAACTGATCAAAGGCGTGCATACCACCTTGGATCACATGATTCGCGATATCGATGCGGTGACAATGAAGCAAGTTAGTCGAGTGGCGGAAGAACTATTCGACGAAAACACGCTCGCGATTACTGGACTGGGGCCACTTTCTCAGCAGCAAATCCGGCATCTAAGATGA
- a CDS encoding MCP four helix bundle domain-containing protein — protein sequence MRHILISLLIMAAGLWGGYSLIQVDQELRVIYAEYTLATTDLGHINAKLIRYRTSVLRAIEAGSQKEFQAIASALPQRRSVIEQTINRFIKASDGATARRGGTADELRELQAVKTRLADYMATSEQTIRLIQRRWETTSPIEAHRLRDVAEENAAEQGGTQFIDVTLELDQLLEVVERIAGEVRDEADHQLRTMSTIVIGVSGLLAGLVLFTVNKPPRQKN from the coding sequence ATGCGGCACATTCTCATCAGCTTGCTCATCATGGCGGCCGGTCTCTGGGGCGGCTACTCGCTCATCCAGGTGGATCAGGAACTCCGCGTCATCTATGCGGAGTACACCCTCGCCACCACCGATCTCGGGCACATCAATGCCAAACTGATCCGCTATCGGACGTCAGTCCTGCGCGCGATTGAGGCCGGCTCGCAGAAGGAATTCCAGGCTATTGCCTCCGCATTGCCACAACGACGGTCGGTGATCGAACAGACTATCAACCGATTCATCAAGGCCTCCGACGGGGCTACAGCCCGTCGAGGCGGGACTGCGGACGAGCTGCGCGAACTCCAGGCCGTCAAAACACGCCTCGCTGATTACATGGCCACTTCCGAACAGACGATTCGGCTGATTCAGCGGCGCTGGGAGACGACATCGCCAATCGAGGCACACCGCCTGCGGGATGTTGCGGAGGAGAATGCAGCGGAGCAAGGCGGAACACAATTTATCGACGTAACGCTCGAGCTGGATCAATTACTGGAAGTGGTCGAAAGGATTGCGGGAGAAGTGCGGGACGAAGCAGACCATCAGCTTCGCACAATGAGCACTATCGTGATCGGCGTCAGCGGGCTCCTCGCAGGGCTCGTCCTATTCACGGTTAATAAACCCCCACGCCAAAAGAACTGA
- a CDS encoding OmpA family protein: MTTKGNEAAETVRQEPIASLTTPAANGDSRAPNSRASFSGPATPGSSPLPSRGSAPSPVSPSASNAPDFTSPGDIFFDFDQYAIRRDAQPVLERNASWIKNESGKSFLIEGHCDERGTLAYNLVLGEKRAKAAKRYLEDLGVPAARLLTTSYGEVKPFCKEHNEGCWKYNRRAHFVIQ, from the coding sequence ATGACAACCAAGGGGAATGAGGCGGCCGAAACCGTCCGTCAAGAACCGATCGCCTCACTCACGACACCAGCCGCAAACGGGGATAGCCGAGCGCCTAATTCAAGAGCATCGTTCAGTGGGCCCGCAACTCCAGGCAGCAGTCCCTTACCAAGTCGCGGGTCAGCCCCTTCTCCAGTTTCTCCCTCCGCCTCCAATGCTCCGGACTTTACCAGCCCGGGAGACATCTTCTTTGACTTCGACCAATATGCGATCCGCCGCGACGCCCAACCCGTTCTGGAACGGAATGCGAGCTGGATCAAAAATGAATCGGGAAAATCCTTCTTGATCGAAGGGCATTGTGACGAGCGTGGCACCCTGGCCTACAATTTGGTACTTGGCGAGAAACGCGCCAAGGCGGCCAAACGCTACCTGGAGGATCTCGGAGTCCCGGCGGCCCGGCTGCTAACCACCAGCTATGGCGAGGTCAAACCTTTCTGCAAAGAGCACAATGAAGGATGCTGGAAATACAATCGCCGTGCTCATTTCGTTATCCAATAG
- a CDS encoding response regulator transcription factor — protein sequence MYRPSILLADDHTLIIEGFRRILEGHYNLVGTATDGRALLDSAKALQPDIIILDVSMPLLNGIDAAGQLKKICPQAKLIFVTMHADTDYVRAAFEAGASAYVLKRSAVDELEQAIRAVIAGHSYITPLITKDLLEVFLSKTPGKQSGADGLTMRQREVLQLLTEGRTAKDIAGILHISSRTVEFHKGQIMEQLKLQSTADLIKYAIAHGIVTTT from the coding sequence ATGTATAGACCCAGCATTCTCCTGGCCGACGACCACACCCTCATCATCGAGGGATTTCGTCGAATCCTTGAAGGCCATTACAATCTCGTCGGCACGGCCACGGACGGCCGCGCCCTCCTGGACTCGGCCAAAGCCCTGCAGCCGGATATCATCATTCTCGATGTATCGATGCCGCTGCTGAACGGCATCGATGCCGCAGGACAGCTCAAGAAAATCTGCCCGCAAGCCAAATTGATTTTCGTCACGATGCATGCCGATACCGACTATGTGCGCGCCGCCTTTGAAGCCGGCGCGTCGGCCTATGTGCTCAAACGCTCGGCGGTGGATGAACTGGAGCAGGCGATTCGCGCCGTGATCGCAGGACACTCCTACATCACTCCCCTCATCACGAAGGATCTGCTGGAGGTCTTTCTCTCCAAGACTCCGGGAAAGCAGAGCGGCGCCGACGGCCTCACGATGCGGCAGCGGGAAGTCTTGCAACTCCTCACGGAAGGCCGCACGGCAAAAGACATCGCCGGCATTTTACACATCTCTTCCCGGACCGTGGAGTTTCACAAGGGACAGATCATGGAACAGCTCAAATTGCAGAGCACTGCGGATCTCATCAAGTATGCGATCGCCCACGGGATTGTGACCACGACCTAA
- a CDS encoding sensor histidine kinase yields MAYDANRRLLLAIIGLGIALFCLDLYLPLGIGNGVLYGGLVILSFLLPNRTGPLITASICSVLTMADVALSPTLDGVPLWMGVTNRLFSLTAIWLPVLFFLHRRRAEDTLRRAHDDLEARVQVRTRELATVNQALVEEIAERIETERSLRASEVTLQASQRELQQSREDLRALAGQLLTAQEEDRRRLSRDLHDDINQRLAMLSMDLRQAEKDPSSDPETLRSAIRLVSERLTSISDDVRQMAYRFHPSILDDLGLLKAVRRLLDDFSGRNGITTSYVHQDPATVLPAELAICIYRVVQESLSNVAHHAQASQVEVELICDDDLVYLSVRDNGVGFDAAALGHTGTHLGLLSMKERVRLAKGRLDIDSSRGKGTHIRVEIPRNMEASHV; encoded by the coding sequence ATGGCATACGATGCCAATCGGCGACTGTTGCTGGCGATCATCGGCCTGGGGATCGCGCTCTTTTGCCTCGACCTCTATCTTCCTCTGGGAATCGGAAACGGCGTCCTCTACGGCGGACTGGTCATTCTCTCCTTTCTGCTGCCGAACCGCACCGGCCCGCTGATCACGGCTTCTATCTGTTCCGTCCTGACGATGGCCGACGTGGCTCTGAGCCCGACGCTCGACGGCGTGCCACTCTGGATGGGAGTGACCAACCGCTTATTCAGCCTAACCGCCATCTGGCTGCCGGTGCTGTTCTTTCTGCACCGGCGGAGAGCGGAAGATACGCTCCGGCGCGCGCACGACGATCTCGAAGCGCGGGTGCAGGTTCGTACGCGTGAACTGGCGACGGTCAACCAAGCGCTGGTGGAGGAAATCGCCGAACGCATCGAAACGGAGCGATCGCTCCGAGCCAGCGAGGTCACGCTGCAGGCCAGCCAGCGGGAGCTTCAGCAAAGCCGCGAGGACCTGCGCGCCCTGGCCGGGCAACTGCTCACGGCCCAGGAAGAAGACCGGCGGCGGCTGTCCCGCGATCTGCACGACGACATCAACCAGCGGCTTGCCATGCTTTCCATGGACCTTCGGCAGGCTGAAAAAGATCCTTCCTCGGATCCCGAGACACTCCGTTCGGCGATCCGCCTGGTGTCCGAACGGCTGACTTCGATCTCCGATGATGTACGGCAAATGGCCTACCGCTTTCATCCATCCATCCTTGACGATTTAGGCTTGCTGAAAGCGGTACGGCGGCTCCTCGACGACTTCTCCGGCCGCAACGGCATTACCACCAGCTACGTCCATCAGGACCCCGCCACGGTCCTGCCCGCGGAATTGGCCATCTGCATCTACCGTGTCGTGCAAGAAAGCCTGAGCAACGTTGCCCACCATGCGCAGGCCTCCCAGGTGGAGGTGGAATTGATCTGTGACGACGATTTGGTGTACCTCTCGGTGCGTGACAACGGCGTCGGATTCGACGCCGCAGCCCTCGGCCACACCGGCACCCACTTGGGGCTGCTCAGTATGAAGGAGCGTGTGCGCCTGGCCAAAGGACGCCTGGATATCGACTCCAGCAGGGGAAAAGGAACCCATATCCGGGTCGAGATTCCGCGCAACATGGAGGCTTCCCATGTATAG
- the mutS gene encoding DNA mismatch repair protein MutS, with product MSDHEASPLMRQYREIKRGYPQAILFFRVGDFYEMFYQDAQEASRLLSIALTSRDKNSPEPVPLCGVPYHAATGYIAKLLKAGRTVALCEQVEDPKLAKGLVRREVVRLYTPGTLVETEFLSPAESNFLAAMSVGAAAKQQPVIGLAMLEVSTGEFWITEFHGAQAGPQALDELARLEPREILFCPMPDRQPPWLGQIRNARLCERPAASFDQQRAARLLQDQFHVHSLDAFGCHGLTAGIGAAGAVLDYFRETQPAAPLDHLQRPRVRRTADAMHLDSVTIRNLELLKPMGSFDESHESKPATLLSVLDRTVTSMGSRLLRHWLVRPLIQGEAIRARLDAVGELKDRMQPRVALRSALRDVQDISRLSGRMVLGVAGPREALALKQSLATLPEIAAQLQALSSPLLVETRSSWDDGRDLYELIEQAVHPDAPLSVRDGGVIRDGHHAEVDELRKAAKEGKHWIAALEAKERERTGIESLKVRYNQVFGYYIEITKANLSRVPADFIRKQTLVNAERFMTPELKELEERVTGAEVKLLALEQELFAQVRAELAKQAPRLQTMADKLSLIDVLAGLAETAALNQYTKPAIDESGIIDIRGGRHPVVERLRDDTAFVPNDTQLNLDSHRLLILTGPNMAGKSTFLRQVALIVLLAQIGSFVPAAEARIGIVDRIFTRVGASDNLASGHSTFMVEMVETATILHHATVRSLILLDEIGRGTSTYDGLSIAWAVAEYIHDRTHLGARTLFATHYHEMTQLEQQREGIKNYRVDVREMDGEVVFLRKIVAGGADRSYGIHVAKLAGLPESVIGRAQDVLAQLEQPESTTIQQTKPAQPHAPPLPQPHAIVEEVRQIDLFSMTPLDALNRLAELQRMVQPASQNERTE from the coding sequence ATGAGTGACCACGAGGCCAGCCCGCTCATGCGGCAATATCGGGAGATCAAGCGCGGCTATCCGCAGGCCATTCTATTTTTCCGCGTCGGCGACTTTTACGAAATGTTTTATCAGGACGCGCAGGAAGCCTCGCGCCTCCTCTCCATCGCCCTCACCTCGCGCGACAAGAACAGCCCCGAGCCGGTGCCCCTCTGCGGCGTGCCCTACCATGCCGCCACCGGCTATATTGCGAAACTCCTGAAGGCCGGCCGCACCGTCGCCCTGTGCGAACAGGTCGAAGATCCGAAGTTGGCCAAGGGACTGGTGCGGCGGGAAGTCGTCCGGCTCTACACGCCCGGCACGCTCGTCGAGACGGAGTTTCTCTCGCCGGCCGAGTCGAACTTTCTGGCCGCCATGTCCGTGGGCGCAGCCGCCAAGCAGCAGCCGGTGATCGGCCTCGCGATGCTCGAAGTGTCAACGGGCGAGTTTTGGATCACGGAATTCCACGGTGCGCAGGCCGGCCCGCAAGCGCTGGATGAACTGGCCCGGCTGGAGCCGCGTGAAATTCTTTTCTGTCCCATGCCGGATCGGCAGCCGCCGTGGCTCGGCCAGATTCGCAATGCCCGGCTCTGCGAACGGCCGGCCGCATCGTTCGACCAGCAGCGGGCCGCGCGCCTGCTCCAAGACCAATTTCACGTCCACTCGCTGGATGCATTCGGCTGCCACGGCCTGACGGCGGGCATCGGCGCGGCTGGCGCGGTGCTGGACTATTTCCGCGAAACGCAACCGGCCGCCCCGCTCGACCATCTTCAGCGTCCGCGCGTGCGCCGCACAGCGGACGCCATGCATCTGGACAGCGTGACCATTCGCAATCTGGAGCTGCTCAAGCCGATGGGGAGCTTCGACGAGAGCCATGAAAGCAAACCGGCAACCCTCTTGTCGGTGCTTGATCGAACAGTCACCTCGATGGGCAGCCGTCTCTTGCGCCACTGGCTCGTGCGTCCATTGATTCAGGGTGAGGCCATTCGAGCCAGGCTGGATGCGGTCGGAGAGCTCAAAGACCGTATGCAGCCCCGCGTGGCCTTGCGGTCGGCTCTGCGGGACGTGCAGGACATCTCCCGCCTCAGCGGGCGGATGGTTCTCGGTGTGGCAGGCCCGCGAGAAGCACTGGCCCTGAAGCAATCGCTTGCCACGCTTCCGGAAATCGCCGCGCAATTGCAGGCGCTTTCCAGTCCGTTGCTGGTTGAGACCCGCTCATCGTGGGACGACGGGCGGGATCTCTACGAACTAATCGAACAGGCCGTCCACCCGGATGCGCCCCTGTCAGTGCGGGACGGTGGCGTGATCCGGGACGGCCATCATGCCGAAGTAGACGAGCTCCGGAAAGCCGCCAAGGAAGGCAAGCACTGGATCGCCGCGCTGGAAGCGAAGGAGCGGGAGCGGACCGGCATTGAGTCATTGAAAGTCCGCTACAACCAGGTGTTCGGATACTATATCGAAATCACCAAGGCGAATCTGTCCCGCGTGCCCGCCGACTTTATCCGCAAACAAACCCTGGTCAATGCCGAGCGCTTCATGACTCCCGAGCTGAAAGAACTCGAAGAGCGCGTCACCGGCGCCGAAGTCAAACTCCTGGCATTGGAACAGGAGCTGTTTGCACAGGTGCGCGCAGAGCTGGCGAAGCAGGCCCCCAGGCTCCAAACCATGGCGGACAAGTTGTCCCTGATCGACGTGCTCGCCGGGCTCGCCGAAACCGCCGCGCTCAACCAATATACGAAACCCGCCATCGACGAGAGCGGGATTATCGACATCCGCGGAGGCCGCCATCCCGTCGTCGAGCGGCTCCGCGACGACACGGCCTTCGTGCCCAATGACACGCAGTTGAATCTGGACTCCCACCGGCTCCTGATCCTGACCGGCCCGAACATGGCGGGCAAAAGCACCTTTCTCCGCCAAGTCGCCTTGATCGTGCTGCTGGCCCAGATCGGCAGTTTCGTTCCCGCGGCGGAAGCCAGAATCGGCATTGTAGACCGTATCTTCACCAGGGTCGGCGCGTCGGACAATCTGGCCAGCGGCCACAGTACGTTCATGGTCGAAATGGTGGAGACCGCCACCATCCTTCATCACGCTACCGTACGCAGCCTGATTCTCCTGGATGAAATTGGGCGGGGCACCAGCACGTATGACGGCCTTAGCATCGCCTGGGCGGTCGCGGAATACATTCACGACCGCACCCATCTCGGCGCGCGCACCCTTTTCGCCACGCATTACCACGAGATGACGCAGCTAGAACAGCAGCGGGAAGGCATCAAAAACTATCGCGTCGATGTCCGAGAAATGGACGGCGAGGTGGTCTTTCTGCGAAAAATCGTCGCCGGCGGGGCCGACCGCAGCTACGGCATCCACGTGGCCAAGCTGGCCGGCCTGCCGGAATCGGTCATCGGCCGCGCCCAGGATGTGCTGGCTCAACTCGAACAGCCGGAGTCAACGACGATTCAGCAGACCAAGCCGGCCCAGCCTCACGCACCGCCGCTCCCGCAACCGCACGCCATTGTGGAAGAAGTCCGGCAGATCGATCTCTTCTCCATGACCCCCCTGGACGCCCTCAATCGCCTTGCCGAACTCCAGCGCATGGTCCAGCCGGCCAGTCAAAATGAGCGCACCGAATAA
- a CDS encoding LapA family protein, which yields MIRLMLVGILLLLSLAFFLQNQEQEVTLRYFFGLLEASTPIYKPILAAFAIGLLVSGILLFPPWVRGRIELRRKTKALQEVEVDLERARQSLEKLAGRSAASPASEPGQDLVDE from the coding sequence ATGATTCGCTTGATGCTCGTCGGCATTCTCCTGCTCCTCTCGCTGGCCTTTTTCCTCCAAAATCAGGAGCAGGAAGTCACGCTCCGGTACTTCTTCGGGTTGCTGGAAGCCTCCACTCCGATCTACAAACCGATCCTGGCCGCCTTCGCCATCGGCCTGCTCGTGTCCGGCATCCTCTTGTTCCCCCCCTGGGTGCGGGGACGAATCGAACTGCGGCGGAAAACCAAAGCGCTCCAGGAGGTGGAAGTCGATCTCGAACGGGCCCGCCAATCGCTTGAGAAACTGGCCGGCCGCTCGGCCGCTTCCCCGGCGTCCGAACCGGGACAGGACCTCGTCGATGAGTGA